A window of Solanum stenotomum isolate F172 chromosome 3, ASM1918654v1, whole genome shotgun sequence contains these coding sequences:
- the LOC125858154 gene encoding PLAT domain-containing protein 3-like codes for MGVAQVNQMWFHLMIILFSFSISISSISGAESNCIYTAYVRTGPFVEDATDSKITLTLYDSSGSGIRINNLVVWGGLMGNGYNYFERDSMDMFNGKGPCLSGPICKMVLTSDGTGRNHEWYCNYVEVTSTADHKQCSQQLFNVDQWLSTNRSPYQLSATRNNCRRLSDEQQLLYLSESNNVVDV; via the exons ATGGGAGTAGCTCAAGTTAACCAAATGTGGTTCCATCTCATGATCATCCTCTTCTCCTTCTCCATCTCCATTTCTTCTATTTCTGGAGCT GAAtcaaattgtatatacacagcGTATGTCCGTACTGGACCATTCGTGGAGGATGCAACTGACTCAAAAATTACCTTAACTCTGTATGATTCGAGTGGATCTGGAATTAGAATCAACAACCTTGTGGTTTGGGGTGGGCTTATGGGCAATGGTTACAACTACTTTGAAAGGGATAGCATGGATATGTTCAATGGTAAAGGCCCATGCTTGTCTGGCCCTATCTGCAAAATGGTGTTAACTTCAGATGGTACAGGAAGAAATCATGAATGGTACTGTAACTACGTCGAAGTCACCTCAACAGCAGACCACAAACAATGTAGCCAGCAATTGTTCAATGTGGATCAATGGCTTAGCACCAATCGTTCACCGTATCAGCTCTCCGCCACCAGGAACAACTGTAGGCGTTTGTCCGATGAGCAACAGTTGCTTTACCTTTCTGAGTCAAATAATGTTGTTGATGTGTAA